A part of Biomphalaria glabrata chromosome 3, xgBioGlab47.1, whole genome shotgun sequence genomic DNA contains:
- the LOC106070786 gene encoding cytochrome P450 2U1-like: MAASGDCWREQRSVTLSIVRTFGMGKNIMAEKMQEEIALFLKLLDSYGGQPVDIRVDTNMSISNVILSILLGQRFDYDDPVFQKLITLMNISITHVSGTSLLNFMPFLRYLPGDLFNAKKVRDYVKEMNEILGVRYVKDKGYDNYDEDNIDNFIAAYVKEKNRKLKSGEQTFLHDQDLVKIIVEMFGAGMETTSSTILWCILYTLHHPRVQDKIHQELDAAILGDRLPNIQDKTNLVYLNAVIMETQRLASTVPLSAPHLCSEDTTLRGFFIPKGTCILPNLDSVLLDEKIWGVDAKDFRPERFIDNNGCLLHPEELIPFSIGRRLCLGESIAKMELFLYLSSLFQRYTFRPEIQGFPPKMTDIFGIVAVPGAYKVRMLKRQKKQ, translated from the coding sequence ATGGCTGCTTCCGGTGACTGCTGGCGAGAGCAGCGATCCGTCACCTTGTCCATCGTGAGGACTTTCGGGATGGGTAAAAATATAATGGCCGAAAAGATGCAGGAAGAGATCGCCCTGTTCCTGAAATTGCTCGATAGCTACGGAGGTCAGCCGGTGGACATTCGAGTGGACACAAACATGAGCATATCAAACGTCATACTGTCCATACTGCTTGGTCAACGGTTCGATTATGATGACCCCGTGTTTCAGAAACTCATCACCCTCATGAACATTAGCATCACCCACGTGAGCGGGACCAGCCTGCTAAACTTCATGCCCTTCCTCAGGTACCTGCCAGGTGATCTGTTCAACGCCAAGAAGGTCAGGGACTACGTCAAGGAAATGAACGAGATATTAGGGGTCAGATATGTCAAGGACAAAGGTTACGACAACTACGACGAGGACAACATTGACAACTTCATCGCGGCCTACGTGAAAGAGAAAAACCGGAAGTTGAAATCCGGGGAGCAGACGTTCCTGCACGACCAAGACCTTGTCAAGATCATTGTGGAGATGTTTGGAGCTGGCATGGAAACGACCAGCAGCACCATCTTGTGGTGCATCCTGTACACACTGCATCACCCGCGTGTTCAAGACAAAATTCACCAGGAGCTGGACGCTGCCATTCTTGGAGACAGGCTGCCGAACATTCAGGATAAAACGAACCTCGTTTACCTCAACGCGGTCATCATGGAGACCCAACGCCTGGCCAGCACTGTCCCCTTGAGTGCACCTCACCTGTGCTCTGAGGACACAACTCTGAGAGGCTTCTTCATCCCCAAAGGTACATGCATCCTCCCAAACCTCGACTCTGTACTGCTGGATGAAAAAATCTGGGGAGTTGACGCTAAAGACTTCCGGCCAGAGAGATTCATCGACAACAATGGCTGCCTTCTCCACCCTGAAGAACTAATACCTTTCTCTATAGGCAGACGTCTATGCCTTGGCGAATCCATCGCCAAAATGGAATTATTCCTTTATCTGTCTTCCTTATTTCAGAGGTATACGTTCAGACCAGAAATTCAAGGTTTCCCGCCAAAAATGACAGACATTTTCGGGATAGTAGCTGTACCGGGCGCGTACAAAGTGAGAATGCTGAAGAGACAGAAAAAACAGTAA
- the LOC106070785 gene encoding gastrula zinc finger protein XlCGF26.1-like, producing the protein MCDSTHSQENLSAEKIGDPIDAKSFPCHICSELFQDLAYFQKHILNHHEDNAFLYPPTHEELQQFSFLKEHNLLYSLEKHYICLVCGKVFVKKSHLRRHNAIHTGEKPYICLVCGLGFSQRSYLRRHSRTHSEERPFQCQICCKGFKRKDDMQRHLVVHGKNKPIIMFDNNEEVQSQTENQALPIPSNSNILKCLLCNSIFDRLDLLQKHIATHSKSKQRSLSCQICHKTFPRMYYLIRHNFTHAAEKPFKCDLCSKAFHRRDKLQRHHLVHVQKTEVDCGISSNEFKNILYLRNQFVQVRISSHKFNCVHCNRSFTRLSTLRNHILTYVRDKKFQCLMCNKTFFELRRLKDHIKRFHYVEKKFKCIYCEKDFPRSTHLTEHLMIHTGERPYICELCGKGFRKNASLKRHIKIHSGEKHFECPKCNKRFVHKSQLNLHSVVHTTEKLFKCEQCDKAFRRNYNLRKHLVVHSKNKPFICEFCSLGFRRKSNLMEHVRTHTGEKPFMCHICGKKFSKHSSLKSHNLFHTGEKAFACHLCGNSYKRKATLQEHLQAHVGKKPYTCHVCDEGFRRKPLLLEHLATHNDKSNSSSFKNKFSKLIGNTLLKKVEF; encoded by the coding sequence ATGTGTGACTCAACGCATAGCCAAGAAAATCTTTCTGCTGAAAAGATAGGTGATCCTATTGATGCCAAATCTTTCCCATGTCACATATGCAGTGAACTATTCCAGGATTTAGCTTACTTTCAGAAGCACATCCTGAATCACCATGAGGATAACGCTTTTCTATATCCTCCAACTCATGAAGAATTGCAACAGTTTTCTTTCTTAAAAGAGCACAACCTATTATACAGCCTAGAAAAACATTACATATGTCTCGTGTGTGGAAAGGTGTTTGTTAAGAAATCTCATTTACGTCGGCACAATGCCATTCACACTGGAGAGAAACCGTACATTTGCCTTGTTTGTGGGCTAGGATTTAGTCAGAGGTCTTATCTCAGGCGTCACAGCCGTACCCATAGTGAGGAGAGACCGTTTCAGTGCCAGATTTGTTGCAAAGGTTTTAAGAGAAAGGATGACATGCAGCGCCACCTTGTTGTTCATGGTAAAAATAAACCCATCATAATGTTTGACAACAATGAAGAGGTTCAAAGCCAGACTGAAAATCAGGCCCTGCCCATTCCAAGTAactcaaacattttaaaatgtttattatgtaATTCCATTTTTGATCGTCTGGATTTGTTGCAAAAGCACATCGCCACACACTCAAAGTCAAAACAACGGTCACTTTCTTGTCAAATATGTCATAAAACTTTCCCAAGGATGTACTACCTAATCCGGCACAACTTTACTCATGCTGCGGAAAAACCGTTCAAGTGTGATTTGTGCAGCAAAGCTTTCCACCGACGAGACAAGCTCCAGCGCCACCACTTGGTTCATGTTCAGAAGACAGAGGTTGATTGTGGCATTAGCAGCAATGAATTCAAGAACATTTTATACTTGAGAAATCAATTTGTTCAAGTCCGTATATCTtcccacaaatttaattgtGTTCATTGCAATAGATCATTCACGCGCTTGTCCACCTTGAGAAATCATATTTTAACTTATGTCCGAGATAAGAAGTTTCAATGTTTGATGTGTAACAAAACATTCTTTGAGCTTAGGCGTTTGAAAGACCATATCAAAAGGTTTCATTATGTGGAGAAGAAGTTTAAATGCATCTATTGCGAGAAAGACTTTCCCCGCTCAACACACCTGACGGAACACTTGATGATTCACACGGGGGAGAGGCCATACATCTGTGAACTTTGCGGCAAAGGCTTTAGAAAGAATGCATCTCTCAAGCGGCACATCAAAATACATTCAGGAGAAAAGCATTTTGAATGCCCCAAATGTAACAAAAGATTTGTTCATAAGTCGCAGCTGAATCTGCACAGCGTTGTTCACACCACAGAGAAGCTGTTCAAGTGTGAACAGTGTGATAAAGCTTTCCGAAGAAACTACAATCTGCGTAAACATCTCGTTGTCCACAGTAAGAACAAACCCTTCATTTGTGAATTTTGCAGTTTAGGATTCAGGCGCAAGTCAAACTTGATGGAGCATGTACGGACTCACACCGGGGAGAAGCCGTTCATGTGTCACATATGTGGTAAAAAGTTTAGCAAGCACTCCTCTTTGAAAAGTCATAACCTGTTTCACACTGGAGAGAAAGCATTTGCATGTCATCTTTGTGGCAATAGCTATAAAAGGAAAGCGACACTGCAGGAACATCTACAGGCTCATGTTGGAAAGAAACCATACACTTGCCATGTCTGTGATGAAGGATTTAGACGGAAGCCATTGCTGCTGGAACATCTAGCCACTCATAATGACAAGTCTAATtcttctagttttaaaaataaattttcgaAACTCATAGGAAACACATTACTAAAGAAAgtggagttttaa
- the LOC129924968 gene encoding zinc finger protein 271-like, giving the protein MENFTTELSFPKNMSNSIHSQENVSVEKIESMCDSMHSQENLSAEKIESMCDLLHSQENLSAKNTDEPIDIKSLSCHICNELFQDIAYFQKHILNHHEDNAFLYPPTHEELQQFSFLKEHNLLYSLEKHYICLVCGKVFVKKSHLRRHNAVHTGEKPYICLVCGLGFGQRSYLRRHSRTHSEDRPFQCQICCKGFKRKDDMQRHLVVHGKNKPIIMFEINEEVQSQADDWSLSFQSNTKILKCLLCNSIFDHFSVLKKHIESHSKSKQQSLSCQICHKTFPRMYYLIRHNFIHAAEKPFKCDSCDKAFHCRTKLQRHQLIHVKNAEVDCSICCKEFKNIFNLKKHLVQIHGPSHKFTCVHCNRRFSQLSSLRAHILTYTKIKKFHCLMCNRTFFDLRRLKDHIKRCYSEKKNFKCSYCDKHFSRLTNLTEHVLVHTGERPYICELCGKGFRKNSTLYRHIKTHSGVKVFKCPDCEKSFLEKSQLKLHSVVHTTEKLFKCEQCGKAFRRNYDLRKHHVVHSSDKPFVCEFCSLGFRRKSNLIEHVRIHTRERPFVCHICDKKFTKSSALKSHNLFHTGEKPFKCNLCGNGYKRKSSLQEHLQAHVGKKLYACHVCDEGFRRKPLLLEHLKIHSDESNS; this is encoded by the coding sequence ATGGAAAACTTCACAACAGAACTAAGCTTTCCCAAAAATATGTCTAACTCAATACATAGCCAAGAAAATGTTTCTGTTGAAAAGATAGAATCTATGTGTGACTCAATGCATAGCCAAGAAAATCTTTCTGCTGAAAAGATAGAATCTATGTGTGACTTATTACATAGCCAAGAAAATCTTTCTGCTAAAAATACAGATGAACCTATCGACATCAAATCATTATCTTGTCACATTTGCAATGAACTATTCCAGGATATAGCTTACTTTCAGAAGCACATCCTGAATCACCATGAGGATAACGCTTTTCTATATCCTCCAACTCACGAAGAATTGCAACAGTTTTCTTTCTTAAAAGAGCACAACCTATTATACAGCCTAGAAAAACATTACATATGTCTCGTGTGTGGAAAGGTGTTTGTTAAGAAATCTCATTTACGTCGGCACAACGCCGTTCACACTGGAGAGAAACCCTACATTTGTCTTGTCTGTGGTCTAGGATTTGGTCAGAGGTCTTATCTCAGGCGTCACAGCCGTACCCATAGTGAGGATAGACCGTTTCAGTGTCAGATTTGTTGCAAAGgtttcaaaagaaaagatgaCATGCAGCGCCACCTTGTAGTTCATGGTAAAAATAAACCAATCATAATGTTTGAAATCAATGAAGAGGTTCAAAGCCAAGCTGACGATTGGTCCCTATCTTTTCAAagtaatacaaaaatattaaaatgtttattatgtaATTCAATTTTCGATCATTTTTCTGTGTTAAAAAAGCACATCGAAAGTCACTCAAAGTCAAAGCAACAGTCACTTTCTTGTCAGATATGTCATAAAACTTTCCCGAGGATGTATTACCTTATCCGACACAACTTTATTCACGCTGCAGAAAAACCATTCAAGTGTGACTCATGCGACAAAGCATTCCACTGCCGCACCAAACTCCAGCGGCACCAATTGATTCATGTTAAAAATGCAGAGGTCGACTGCAGCATTTGCTGTAAGGAATTTAAGAACATCTTTAACTTGAAAAAACACCTTGTTCAAATCCATGGACCTTCACACAAGTTTACGTGTGTTCATTGTAATAGACGTTTCTCACAGCTGTCCAGCTTGAGAGCTCATATTTTAACTtatactaaaattaaaaagtttcacTGTCTCATGTGCAACCGAACATTCTTTGATCTCAGGCGTTTAAAAGACCACATCAAAAGGTGTTATTCAGAGAAGAAGAATTTTAAATGTAGCTATTGCGACAAACATTTTTCCCGATTGACAAATTTGACTGAGCATGTGCTGGTTCACACAGGGGAGAGGCCCTACATCTGTGAGCTGTGCGGCAAAGGCTTCAGGAAAAACTCAACTCTGTATCGGCACATTAAAACACATTCAGGagttaaagtttttaaatgtcCTGATTGTGAGAAAAGTTTTCTTGAAAAGTCGCAGCTGAAGCTGCATAGTGTTGTACACACCACCGAGAAGTTGTTCAAATGTGAGCAGTGCGGCAAAGCATTCAGACGAAACTACGACCTGCGTAAACATCATGTCGTTCACAGTAGCGACAAACCCTTCGTGTGTGAGTTTTGCAGTCTAGGGTTCAGGCGAAAGTCCAACTTGATAGAGCATGTGCGCATTCACACTAGGGAGAGGCCGTTTGTGTGCCACATATGCGATAAAAAGTTTACCAAGAGCTCTGCTCTAAAAAGTCATAACCTGTTTCACACTGGAGAGAAACCGTTCAAATGTAATCTGTGTGGTAATGGCTATAAAAGAAAATCGTCTCTACAGGAACATCTACAGGCGCATGTTGGAAAGAAACTGTACGCTTGCCATGTCTGTGATGAGGGATTTAGACGGAAGCCATTGCTGCTGGAACATCTAAAAATTCATTCTGACGAGTCTAATTCTTaa